The following proteins are encoded in a genomic region of Sylvia atricapilla isolate bSylAtr1 chromosome 14, bSylAtr1.pri, whole genome shotgun sequence:
- the GFPT2 gene encoding glutamine--fructose-6-phosphate aminotransferase [isomerizing] 2 isoform X2 encodes MCGIFAYLNYRVPRTRKAIYETLIKGLQRLEYRGYDSAGVAIDGNNNEDKERFIKLVKKRGKVKALEEELYKQDDLDSKTDFETHFGIAHTRWATHGVPSAINSHPQRSDKRNEFVVIHNGIITNYKDLRKFLESKGYEFESETDTETIPKLIKYMYDNRESEDTSFSALVERVIQQLEGAFALVFKSIHYPGEAVATRRGSPLLIGVRSKYKLSTEQIPVLYRTCNIENVKNICNSQMKRRDSSTCLHAVGDKAVEFFFASDASAIIEHTNRVIFLEDDDIAAVTDGKLSIHRLKRSASDDPSRAIQTLQMELQQIMKGNFSAFMQKEIFEQPESVVNTMRGRVNFESSTVLLGGLKDHLKEIRRCRRLIIIGCGTSYHAAVATRQVLEELTELPVMVELASDFLDRNTPVFRDDVCFFISQSGETADTLMALRYCKERRALTVGITNTVGSSISRETDCGVHINAGPEIGVASTKAYTSQFVSLVMFGLMMSEDRISLQKRRQEIISGLKSLPEMIKEVLSLDEKIHDLALELYKQRSLLVMGRGYNYATCLEGALKIKEITYMHSEGILAGELKHGPLALIDKQMPVIMVIMKDPCFTKCQNALQQVTARQGRPIILCSKEDTESSKFAYKTIELPHTVDCLQGVLSVIPLQLLSFHLAVLRGYDVDFPRNLAKSVTVE; translated from the exons ATGTGCG GAATTTTTGCTTATCTAAACTACAGAGTGCCTCGCACTAGGAAGGCAATATATGAAACCCTGATAAAAGGATTACAGAGACTGGAATACAGAGGATATGACTCTGCAG GAGTGGCAATTGATGGAAATAATAATGAAGATAAAGAAAGATTCATCAAACTGGttaagaaaagaggaaaagtaaaGGCCCTGGAAGAAGAGTTGTACA AACAAGATGACCTGGATtcaaaaacagattttgaaacacattttgGAATTGCTCATACTCGCTGGGCGACCCACGGAGTACCAAGTGCAATAAACAGTCACCCTCAGAGATCAGATAAAAGGAATG AATTTGTTGTCATCCATAATGGAATCATCACAAACTATAAGGACCTGAGAAAATTTCTG GAGAGCAAAGGATATGAATTTGAATCTgaaacagacacagaaacaaTCCCCAAACTGATAAAATACATGTATGACAACAGAGAGAGTGAAGACACCAGCTTTTCAGCCTTGGTAGAGAGAGTTATTCAGCAGTTG GAAGGTGCTTTTGCATTGGTTTTCAAGAGCATCCATTACCCAGGTGAAGCTGTTGCCACCAG GAGAGGAAGTCCTTTGCTCATTGGGGTTAGGAGCAAGTACAAGCTCTCAACTGAACAGATTCCAGTTTTGTATAGAACAT GCAACATTGAGAATGTGAAGAACATCTGCAACTCCCAAATGAAAAGACGGGACAGCTCAACCTGCCTTCATGCTGTTGGGGATAAAGCAgtagaatttttctttgcttcagatGCAAG tgcTATCATTGAGCACACCAACAGAGTGATTTTCTTAGAAGATGATGACATTGCAGCTGTAACTGATGGGAAGCTCTCAATTCACCGTCTGAAGCGTTCAGCTAGTGATGATCCTTCCCGGGCCATCCAGACCTTGCAGATGGAATTGCAGCAAATCATGAAGG GTAACTTCAGTGCCTTCATGCAAAAGGAGATCTTTGAACAACCAGAATCAGTTGTCAACACAATGAGAGGCAGGGTGAATTTTGAGAGCAGCACAG tTCTTCTGGGGGGGCTGAAGGATCATTTGAAAGAAATCAGAAGATGCCGAAGACTGATCATTATTGGCTGTGGGACCAGTTACCATGCTGCAGTTGCT ACTCGACAAGTCCTGGAAGAATTAACTGAATTACCAGTGATGGTGGAACTTGCCAGTGACTTCCTGGATAGAAACACACCTGTATTCAGGGATGACGTGTGCTTTTTTATAAGCCAGTCAG GTGAAACTGCAGATACACTCATGGCCTTGAGGTATTGTAAAGAACGCCGTGCTCTGACAGTTGGCATCACAAACACAGTTGGAAGTTCAATATCCAGGGAGACTGACTGTGGTGTGCACATCAATGCAGGACCTGAGATAGGTGTGGCAAGCACAAAG GCTTACACCAGCCAATTTGTGTCTCTTGTAATGTTTGGCCTAATGATGTCTGAAGACAGGATTTCCTTGCAGAAAAGGAGACAGGAAATCATTAGTGGACTAAAATCATTGCCAG AAATGATTAAAGAAGTCTTGTCCTTGGATGAGAAGATCCATGATTTGGCTCTCGAACTGTACAAACAAAGGTCATTGCTGGTTATGGGTCGTGGATATAATTATGCCACTTGTCTGGAAGGAGCTTTG aaaataaaagaaatcacCTATATGCACTCGGAGGGTATCCTGGCTGGTGAGCTGAAACATGGGCCCTTAGCCCTAATAGATAAACAAATGCCTGTGATCATGGTGATCATGAAGGATCCTTGTTTCACCAAGTGCCAGAATGCTCTGCAGCAGGTCACTGCTCGGCAG ggtcGTCCAATCATTCTGTGCTCTAAAGAAGACACTGAAAGCTCAAAATTTGCCTACAAAACCATTGAGCTGCCTCACACAGTTGACTGCCTTCAAGGAGTGTTGAGTGTCATTCCTCTTCAGTTGCTTTCATTCCACCTGGCTGTTCTCAGAGGATATGAT GTGGACTTTCCAAGAAATTTGGCCAAATCTGTAACTGTAGAATAA
- the GFPT2 gene encoding glutamine--fructose-6-phosphate aminotransferase [isomerizing] 2 isoform X1 translates to MDAEGVLKLSLTFFICQQGIFAYLNYRVPRTRKAIYETLIKGLQRLEYRGYDSAGVAIDGNNNEDKERFIKLVKKRGKVKALEEELYKQDDLDSKTDFETHFGIAHTRWATHGVPSAINSHPQRSDKRNEFVVIHNGIITNYKDLRKFLESKGYEFESETDTETIPKLIKYMYDNRESEDTSFSALVERVIQQLEGAFALVFKSIHYPGEAVATRRGSPLLIGVRSKYKLSTEQIPVLYRTCNIENVKNICNSQMKRRDSSTCLHAVGDKAVEFFFASDASAIIEHTNRVIFLEDDDIAAVTDGKLSIHRLKRSASDDPSRAIQTLQMELQQIMKGNFSAFMQKEIFEQPESVVNTMRGRVNFESSTVLLGGLKDHLKEIRRCRRLIIIGCGTSYHAAVATRQVLEELTELPVMVELASDFLDRNTPVFRDDVCFFISQSGETADTLMALRYCKERRALTVGITNTVGSSISRETDCGVHINAGPEIGVASTKAYTSQFVSLVMFGLMMSEDRISLQKRRQEIISGLKSLPEMIKEVLSLDEKIHDLALELYKQRSLLVMGRGYNYATCLEGALKIKEITYMHSEGILAGELKHGPLALIDKQMPVIMVIMKDPCFTKCQNALQQVTARQGRPIILCSKEDTESSKFAYKTIELPHTVDCLQGVLSVIPLQLLSFHLAVLRGYDVDFPRNLAKSVTVE, encoded by the exons ATGGATGCAGAGGGTGTCCTGAAGCTCAGCCTGACCTTTTTCATATGCCAGCAAG GAATTTTTGCTTATCTAAACTACAGAGTGCCTCGCACTAGGAAGGCAATATATGAAACCCTGATAAAAGGATTACAGAGACTGGAATACAGAGGATATGACTCTGCAG GAGTGGCAATTGATGGAAATAATAATGAAGATAAAGAAAGATTCATCAAACTGGttaagaaaagaggaaaagtaaaGGCCCTGGAAGAAGAGTTGTACA AACAAGATGACCTGGATtcaaaaacagattttgaaacacattttgGAATTGCTCATACTCGCTGGGCGACCCACGGAGTACCAAGTGCAATAAACAGTCACCCTCAGAGATCAGATAAAAGGAATG AATTTGTTGTCATCCATAATGGAATCATCACAAACTATAAGGACCTGAGAAAATTTCTG GAGAGCAAAGGATATGAATTTGAATCTgaaacagacacagaaacaaTCCCCAAACTGATAAAATACATGTATGACAACAGAGAGAGTGAAGACACCAGCTTTTCAGCCTTGGTAGAGAGAGTTATTCAGCAGTTG GAAGGTGCTTTTGCATTGGTTTTCAAGAGCATCCATTACCCAGGTGAAGCTGTTGCCACCAG GAGAGGAAGTCCTTTGCTCATTGGGGTTAGGAGCAAGTACAAGCTCTCAACTGAACAGATTCCAGTTTTGTATAGAACAT GCAACATTGAGAATGTGAAGAACATCTGCAACTCCCAAATGAAAAGACGGGACAGCTCAACCTGCCTTCATGCTGTTGGGGATAAAGCAgtagaatttttctttgcttcagatGCAAG tgcTATCATTGAGCACACCAACAGAGTGATTTTCTTAGAAGATGATGACATTGCAGCTGTAACTGATGGGAAGCTCTCAATTCACCGTCTGAAGCGTTCAGCTAGTGATGATCCTTCCCGGGCCATCCAGACCTTGCAGATGGAATTGCAGCAAATCATGAAGG GTAACTTCAGTGCCTTCATGCAAAAGGAGATCTTTGAACAACCAGAATCAGTTGTCAACACAATGAGAGGCAGGGTGAATTTTGAGAGCAGCACAG tTCTTCTGGGGGGGCTGAAGGATCATTTGAAAGAAATCAGAAGATGCCGAAGACTGATCATTATTGGCTGTGGGACCAGTTACCATGCTGCAGTTGCT ACTCGACAAGTCCTGGAAGAATTAACTGAATTACCAGTGATGGTGGAACTTGCCAGTGACTTCCTGGATAGAAACACACCTGTATTCAGGGATGACGTGTGCTTTTTTATAAGCCAGTCAG GTGAAACTGCAGATACACTCATGGCCTTGAGGTATTGTAAAGAACGCCGTGCTCTGACAGTTGGCATCACAAACACAGTTGGAAGTTCAATATCCAGGGAGACTGACTGTGGTGTGCACATCAATGCAGGACCTGAGATAGGTGTGGCAAGCACAAAG GCTTACACCAGCCAATTTGTGTCTCTTGTAATGTTTGGCCTAATGATGTCTGAAGACAGGATTTCCTTGCAGAAAAGGAGACAGGAAATCATTAGTGGACTAAAATCATTGCCAG AAATGATTAAAGAAGTCTTGTCCTTGGATGAGAAGATCCATGATTTGGCTCTCGAACTGTACAAACAAAGGTCATTGCTGGTTATGGGTCGTGGATATAATTATGCCACTTGTCTGGAAGGAGCTTTG aaaataaaagaaatcacCTATATGCACTCGGAGGGTATCCTGGCTGGTGAGCTGAAACATGGGCCCTTAGCCCTAATAGATAAACAAATGCCTGTGATCATGGTGATCATGAAGGATCCTTGTTTCACCAAGTGCCAGAATGCTCTGCAGCAGGTCACTGCTCGGCAG ggtcGTCCAATCATTCTGTGCTCTAAAGAAGACACTGAAAGCTCAAAATTTGCCTACAAAACCATTGAGCTGCCTCACACAGTTGACTGCCTTCAAGGAGTGTTGAGTGTCATTCCTCTTCAGTTGCTTTCATTCCACCTGGCTGTTCTCAGAGGATATGAT GTGGACTTTCCAAGAAATTTGGCCAAATCTGTAACTGTAGAATAA